In Lolium perenne isolate Kyuss_39 chromosome 5, Kyuss_2.0, whole genome shotgun sequence, the sequence ctaaaaactagACACTTTCTTATTAATTAATGGATGTAGCAAAGCTTTTAGCTccgttttttttataaaaaaagtgGTTCGATGGTATAAGCCTCCACCTCGTCACTACAGATTGAACGTAGACGCAGCTTATGGACAAGGGTTGGTGTTACACGAAATGATCACGGAGAACGGGAGAAACAGCATCGGGAGGTGCTTGGCCAATCAGAATTTGGAGTTGATATGCTTGCGATGGAGTTAACGAGATATGGAGCCCTCGTACTGCTATCTTAGCGGACAGTTTTCAGATTTCTTGACGTATTATATTGATTTCCTTTTAACGTTGTACTCGTGAGGGCAACAAGCAGGTGGCGCAAAAATTTAGCAAGACCAAGCTTTGATTCTGACAGAATTTTCCTTTGGGATGGTGATCAACCACCATCAGTTTTAAGAGATGCAATAGACGAATTCGTGATGGAAAGGGGCAAATAAACTATTGGGCACACGCACGTACCAGTACGAGATAGGATCGCGTCCTCTGCTGGAAACAGGGACGGAGCAAGCTTTCAACCTTGAGGGGGACAAAATGGTGTTGCAAACTTCATGAGTGGGCAGAGTAAACTAAATCAGCAAGAAATTACACTTCTAATGAGTAGTGTTCTTCATAAAATTTAAAACATGGGGATAGCTAAGCCCCCCTCGTTCCCCCCTGTCTCCGTCCCTGGCTGGAAATAAACACAAACGTTGGTCTCGTGCTAAATGCAGAAACAACAAGCACGGTGATTAATTTGGTGGCAAAGCGCGGCCGTTCCCGACGGCTGATTAATTGGTCGCCATGTTCTCGTAGCGACATCTCCAGCACCTCTTCAGCCCCAGCCAAGGGTATCTCTAGGGGGTGCGACCTATTTTGTTCGATCTGGACCGTTCGAAACTAGTTGCGTACGGTTAAGCGACGCGACTTAAACAGATTCATTCATGCGAACCGATTCATTTGTTCACTAAATCGTTCACTAAATTTGGATGGCCAATGCGTCGGGCCGGACACTGCACGGGTCCTCCCTTTTCCTCCCTAGATCACCACGGTTTCTCCCGTTAGTGGCGCACAGTTCTCTCCAAAAACCCGTCCACGGAATTTCTGCCGGCGGGAAAGCCAGCGCAAGCGATGGATCCGGTCGCCATACCCACTGCCACGGCTACCGCCGCAAGAAGCcggcgaagccaaagaagctggcAAAGGATTTCACGCCGGACGAGCATCGGGTCGAGACGGAGAAGCGCGCTGGCCGGAGAGAGGCCGCCAGAGTTCGGGCAGCCGCTGCCAAGCTAGAAGAAGAGCAGCTTAAGGCGAACGGCCGCATCATTGCCCAACGTGCGGAGGCCAACAGCGAGCTGCTGGCGTAGAAAGCAGCTAGCATGCCATCATGATGATGAAGCACGAGGCACTGAACATGACGTTCGGCCATGGTGTGGTCATCCCTCTGGCTCCTACTAGCCAGGTCGTGGCCGGCGCGCCATCGATGAGCTTCGTCGCGTCCACGCCAAGTGGCCGGCCTCCTCTTCAATCCAGGCCACCAGGCCAGGAGGTGGCCACGGGAGGGCTGGATGTGCGTTGTCCCGGCTTGGTGATCCCCTGCGGCGTCGTTGGAGATGTCTGGAGAAGGCATCGACCTCAACCGCACTCCCAAGGCCGGACAATCGTCGTTGGCGGCTGCAAAGAAGCAGCGGCGAATATCTGCCACCGATATGCCACTGCTACAACATGTTCGACGGAATGACTGGCGAGCTACCGTCAGCGAGCAAGATGGTAATTTCTTGCCCGTTGCCCCGTCACTTTTCCATTGCTAGTTGGTCCTACCCGCGGCTAGTCATGGCCACTATGTGTGCAGGAATTCATCGAGAACAATGGTGAGGCCCTCTTGCATGACATGATCAACGATGAAGTTGATGAGGAAGACTACGACTATGCTCAATATGAAGAGACTCGATATGTTGAGGCTCATGAGGGCTACTCCACCGACAATCAGCCATTGTATGGCAACGGCGGCTTCACCCAATCCATGGGCGAGCACGGCACCCAAACCAGGGCCAAGGACTTCACGCAATCCACAGTCGCGTCACTTGCCATGACGGTTTCCGACAGTGGTTAGTCAAAGGACGGCGAGCTACACCTCCGAAGAGGACAAGTTGTTGTGCAATGGTTGGATAGAGATTTCACAGGATACACTTTGCGGTGCTGAGAAAAAGGGATTTGCCTATGGGACCCGTGTGGGAAAGTACTTTCCTAAGCATAGAAATTTCCCGCCAAACCCCTTCTATAGTGAACGCAACGATCTCTCCCTTGCAAAGAGGTGGGGCTTCATCCATGCCGAGTGTAGTTGGTTCCAAGGCTCATTCGAGATGGTGAAGAGAAGGGCAATAAGCGGTGTCTCTGCCGTTGACATGTGCGTATGTTGTTTTTGCTTTGGAGCACTTAAAGTCCTCCTACGACAATAAGGGCTTCACATTGAGCCATTGTTGGAtgttgctcaaggataccaagaaTTGAAAAACAAGTTACGCCCTTTGGAGGAAACTCGAGAACATGAAGAAGGGAAATGGCAATTTATCAATGAACCGGTACCATCAACCTCGAATACGATGGGCAAAGCCTAGGCACCTGTTCCACAGACGAGGCAGGCGGTGGTGGCAGTGCCAAACGACCAGTTGGCCACAAGGCAACCAAGACCGACATGCACCATTAAGCTTCCTCATTAGCGTTCTAAGAGACCTTGAGAGAGTTAATGATCAAGAAGGAAGAGGCCATCGCCGAGAGGGAAGAGAGGCGGCGCAAAGAGAAAGAGGCAACCACCAAGAGCTTTGTTGATCTTCAATTGAGAGCTCTTGCGGTGGAAAAGTCCCTTGCGAAGTCTAGGCTCATCGAGGCCAAATCCAAGGCTAGGCTCATTAATGTTGATGCCAAGTCCAAGGTCTTGAAAGCTGAAGCCAAGATCATGGCCGAGGAGAACCGGATCATGCTCACCGACTTGACCACCATCTTCGATCCCATGCAAACGCACCGACTTGGTCACCATCTTCGATCCCGTGCAAACGGCTTGGcttgagaaaaagcaaaagatgaTCGTTTGAGAAGAAGCAAAAGATGATCCTAGCTCGCTATGCTTGAAGGACATTGGCATAGATGAATGCCATTTAAATGACTAGCTTGACGTTGCCGAATTAAATCTTCGTCCACACAGCAGAGCTGTTTCGGGTCCTATAATTGATAGGTAATTCCACATGCGTCCCCGCCTATGAATGAAGAAAGATGTTCTAAATCCTTGATTCCTAACGAACAATAAGCCCTTCAATCGCATAGAACGGCTGATGTGGAATTACCTAGCAGCCAAAAGCATCCCAGTGCATTTTGGTTAGCTTTGCTGATTAACTTACCAGCCCACAGAGAAAAACAGTAACTTGCCAGGAGAAACATTCACGGCCACGGCCTTAGTCCTAACACACGAGACTAGACAAGTATTGCCGGTAGTGCAAAGGGCAGGAAAAGGAAAGGACAGGCAAAAGGGAAAAGGTAATAGGGACGAAAGAAAAATCACTTGCAATATGGATGCCGCCAATTTGATAGGATACTATACTTCGCAATAGAAGTGTACACTTGGTCCTTGGGCTCAAATCAATAGAAACAACACATAATATGAACAAGTTGGCACCAGAAATGGACGCCACTCAAAAGGCTCTCGGTGATGGCCTTCTGCAGGCACCAATAACGTTCTAAGCTTTGCCGAAGCTCGCTTTCTCTTGGTAGCACAAGAGATCTAAAATGCTACTTCAAACTGTATATCCCAATCTGCCATTAGTTTTGTCACCGCAGTCTCCTTTTACTTAGCGTACTAGTTACCAACCTTAACTGAAGTACAAGCTCAAAAAGTATCTTGTCGGATTGAACCCTATGAGTATCACTACAAGATAAAAACAAAAATATGTGAGATAATTGCCAGGGGATAAAACTAATACTGTATAAAATGCACTTACTAAGTGGTGATAGTATGATGACAAGTCCGATTGGGTACAAGAAAAATGTCGTTCGGTCCAAAAATGGAAGAACTGCAACAAAGAACTTTTTGTTAGGACGCAAGTGATTACATTTACATAGTTACACACATATGCAAAACAAAGTTCGTCAACAGATAAGAATAAACTTACCATCATATCCTAGGAAGTTCAGATAGTGATAATAAGAAATCGCAACCATGAAAAGGAGGTTTGATAACAGGGCAGGAAAGAAGCCATGTGCGATCAACAGAGGCGACAAAAAGTATTGAAGCACTGAGAAGGGAGATTTGTCAGTAAACTATTCCGCATTTCTTACAACCAAAGTTCAGATAGAGAAACTGATTCCTTAATATTACCATATAGGATGATGAATGCAGGGAAGAACGAGTTGCAGTGAACATCAAACGCATAGAGCCTGCAATGTTATTTTTGTCATTACAGATATTGACCGTGGCCTCATGAGCAAAGAAGTGGGGGAAGCAATTATATTCTATTAACTAGGTTACTAGTCAGTACAAGATAACTAGAAAGAAGAGTTGTCATCCCATGGAAATTACAGAAAAATCCTGTCATGGGCCCGTGAGTTTCATGCAGCAACTATTCCATTAGCTTAAAAAGTTTTAGATTTTGATGCAGTGATCCAGTGAAAATAAGAAATGAAGATAACCTCTAAATGGCATAAAATACAACTCAAGAAGAAAATGCATTAGGTAAGAGTGTAGGAAAGTTACCACTCAACACGTTGTTCAACCACGTGGCTGTTAGGTTCCTCCCTCAAATATGAATTCGTAAGAAACCTGCAGTGAAGCATAGCAGTTGTTTCCTATTATCCACTTACAGATTTGTATGTGTATTAAGAAATTTAACATATTAGTCATTGCACATTACTAGTACTAAATTTGATTAAACGCTAGGCCACAAATGTAACATAATATAGACTAAAAACTGCAATGCTGCTACAACCTCTTGAGTAAATGATGAAGAAATACAAGTTGTCTCAAAATAACAAATCATAGCTGGTAAACCTATTGTCAACATGAACCCAATAAGCCACTAGCTCATTATAATATGCTTCGACTTTCATTGAACGTATTGTACATAACAACATGTAGCTCGAGgagcattacttatgttatttaaaAAAATTCCATAGCACCACTCGTGAAGCATGTTGAGGTTATACCtcccaaaaaaaaaacagaaagaaAGCAATAAATCTGGCCACTAACAGAACTGAGAAGTATCAACAGGATGATGTTAGTGCTGCCGTTAAGTTCAAAGTCTTCGGGGTGAACGACTTACCAGCAAAGTGTGGCCAAAATTAGCCCAGCAAACAAGAAATGGACAAACACAACCGAGGTGATTGTTAAAGCCGCATGGGCCGCGCTCTCTCCAAACCTGAAGAACAAAGACAAGTGGCCAAATGTTgaataaaaagaaaaataaatcaaCCACTTGATACAACAGAAAATAAAGCGAGCACATAAATCTATTAAAGATGAGAACATATAAAATAGATTGCAAAAAAGATAGAATTAAACCATCATTATGCATTGTACAGGTGGGGAATTACAAAGATAATTCTCCGAAACATAGAAGGGAAAGAACTATAAAGAACTCACGCTGCACAGTAAGCTGATGTCGCAAACACAAGGAAAAGAATTAGAATGACAACAAATGCAGGATCATCCCGAGCCCACTGGTTCTTGGTTTCTGAAAATAGGAACAAAAGATATCAGGATCTGCCATGATATcatatgcatataaatgatagtaTGCAAGAACATCAATTAAATTCCAACAGACACATTTACATTCAGAAAAGGATAGAGGTACACAACGTACGCTTGTGATATTTGGTGTGCTGATAGCTGTCTTCCATAATCGCAACATGATGCATACAAATAGACAAAAGCAAGTCAGGTGCTTACCTATATACTGAACATAAAACTGAAAAACCAGGAACATGTCATTCATCTTAAGACCATACAACTTCGAATGATAAAATGAAGGTGAGGATGTATACCTCAACATAGAAAgaatgaatgagctagggtttgtgtgcaagTGTAAGTGGGTTAGAAGTAGGTACTGTTCTAAGTTGATCCATGAATTTATTTTTCCTGGTGGTGGTGTGAATTGTGAGAGCTTAGAATGAAGTTCTTTGAGGGCTTTATCGAGAATGCCATTGCACGCGTCCTCGAACTACAACTTAGTAGGTAGAATTTGGAAGGTACCAATTTATTATTGTGCAAGTTGTATTAGTATTACTATAATAATACCAGCAGAAAACAGTAATAGTATAATATAATAACTAATGAAAAGTATTTAGAGCTGGGCTGAGTGCAGGATGCGTACACTACTTTTGGTGAAGTACAGAGATGAACCATTTGCCAAAATGTGTACTCGATATCCATTTGCTGCCACTGTTGAGAAAAACAATATGAGAGATAACACATGTTACAAAAACGCATTGGAATATATACTGCCAGTACCAGAAAAGGCTCATACGAAACAAAAACAGAGCATTTTCCTTAGATATTCAGGGTAATATGCAATGAAGCACACAATAGTGTTAGAATAGTCTCCCATTAGGTTTCCTATAAGTAGATGAGAGGATCAAGTTTAGCATATTAATTTAAGTGTGCTTAAAATTTCTAA encodes:
- the LOC127300260 gene encoding uncharacterized protein; this encodes MLPTTTSKGRGAARSAPPLFGPYLRRIVKWQQMDIEYTFWQMVHLCTSPKVVYQHTKYHKQTKNQWARDDPAFVVILILFLVFATSAYCAAFGESAAHAALTITSVVFVHFLFAGLILATLCWFLTNSYLREEPNSHVVEQRVEWLYAFDVHCNSFFPAFIILYVLQYFLSPLLIAHGFFPALLSNLLFMVAISYYHYLNFLGYDVLPFLDRTTFFLYPIGLVIILSPLMILIGFNPTRYFLSLYFS